CAGATACTGAAACCGTCACAGAAGAAAGTAGAGGTGATCGTGAACGGGAAGTCTACAAATATACCGATGAAACTTGGTGATTCCGGAGAAGCATATTTTGTGTTTGAGACTACGTCAGATCTTGATGGTATACCCCAGGATTTATTGTCTTCACCGATAGTCAGTGCGACGAGTAGTCCATCTCAATCCCCACACTCCAACAACATGTATTTGGATAGTGACAGTGCAACCGAAGCAGGCAACACTCGTCCATTTCAAGGGGACCACAAAGTCCTTGAAGAGCCTGATTTCCTCGATATCAATGATACAGGAACCACCGATGAGCAGCAAATCTCTCCAAACATTAGTAATAGTTCTAGTCCCACGCCTGTCTCGAAAACGAAGACGTTTCAAGAGAAGTTGAACAAACGGTTAACTCAGATTCATATTCCCAGTAAACTGGACAATAATGGTGACTTGCTCCTAGATATAGAAGGATACAAGCCGAACAAAGACAAGGTACACGATGCTGACAATCAGCTTAAACAACTACTGCAAGACGAGCTAGGTGGCGATTTGGATATTTCAAAGTTTTTAAAGGAGGATGACAAAGGAAATGTGCGAATTGTGAATCCGTATGAACATACCCATCTAGCTCCTGCAGATTCTCCTCCATTCACATCGGATGAATCAGGGTCTAATTTAGATTCCAGGCCTGACACGTCAGATTCGCTAACGGCTGCATCAGACGCCGAGAGCCAAAACGAATCTAAACATGAGATTGAAGGCTCTTCTGGAAATCATTACATCAAGACCTTGAGGTTGTCAAGCGACCAGCTCAAATGCCTGGACTTGAAATATGGTGAGAACGATCTTATGTTTTCAGTGGATCAAGGTAGGGCGTCAGTGACATCAAAGTTATTTGTATGGCGGTGGGATGTTCCCATAGTGATCAGCGACATTGATGGTACGATCACAAAGTCAGATGCGCTAGGTCATGTCATGACGATGTTTGGGAAAGATTGGACCCATTCGGGCGTAGCCAAGCTCTTCACGGAAATAGCACGCAACAATTACAATATCATGTATTTGACCGCTAGAAGTACCGGTCAGGCTGATTCGACTAGGAGCTACTTGCGGTCAATTTTGCAGGACGGGAACAGGCTTCCCTCTGGGCCTGTCATACTGTCGCCGGATCGCACCATGGCTGCTCTTAGACGCGAGgtgatcttgaagaaacctgaagtcttcaagattgCCTGTCTTAACGATATCAGGTCGCTTTATTTCAGAGCTCCCCAGAAGACTTCCAAGGACTACCATTCTGACGGAGCCGAGGAGAGGAAAATAcatgaagatgaaaatgTGGTGGAAGACCCTGACGAGAGACCCACTCCTTTTTTCGCAGGTTTTGGAAACAGAATTACTGATGCTCTTTCCTACAGGACGGTTGGAATCCCTAGCTCTAGAATCTTTACAATCAATCCGGACGGAGAGGTCCACATGGAACTGCTCGAACTGGCAGGATATAAGAGTTCTTAcgttttcatcaatgaacTTGTTGACCATTTTTTCCCGCCTGTGATTTTGGACAACGATGACCTTGGCAGCATAACATCAATGACCCCGGGATCTCCGGCGAACAATACTCTGGACATGGACAGCAATTGTGACAGTAATATTCTGCTGCggaagaagcaggaaaagaagTTCACAGACGTTTATTTTTGGAGAGATCCAATCCTCGACATCAACGACCTTTCCGATATAAGTCATAGCGATGAGGAAAAAGACAATGGCGCTTTACCAATGAAATCTCAGAGATTTTCTCCCAATAACAAGGCCAAGGATGCACTATTGAAGACAGATGACCATGAAAGGTTCGCGAAAAACGTCAAATCGAGGAGCCTGTCCAAGGAGGAGCAAGAGTCGTTTCTCGCACGAAACAATGCGCAAGAAGAAACATACGCTAGAAACTTTTCAACCCCGAAGAAAAACCCCCGGCCATCAAGCAAGGAAGAGCTGGGGAGACAGATATACCTGGAGCTAGGCTCGCCCCTGACTTCTCCGAAACTGAGCCACATAGATGTGCAAGATATCGATAgccatttgaagaatttctcGATCACAAGGCCTACGCACCCGATTGCCGGAGTCTCCAAGGTAAATGTCATGGAAGATGGGCATCAACCCGGCGACATCAACAGTCCCACTTCTGGACGGAGTTTAAATCAGGCAGATGATCTCGACGACGATATCGACAGTATGGACGACGAATTTGACGAGGATGAATTTATAGATTAAATCACAGCCTTTGCACAAGCCACTGAATACCCTTTATGCATACGCTACAAGACAGCTAACTGGCCCAGCTACAACGAGCTGAGAGCGCATGAACCAGCGGACTCCTCTACGCTGTTTAAATACTCGACTTATTATCTTGTAATTTCTGACATCGTGTCAGAGTATGCTTCTACGACAGAGGATATGCCCGCCTGAGTGAGGCCGAACTTAAAAGCCATGAGAAACAAGATTCGATGGAAGGTGATTTACCCAATTGGCAACAACAGGGCCTCGAAATTGATTCCTGGGGTATTGCAGACTATGTTGATAGGTAGAAGACGAGAATAGAGTATATAGAGGTAAAGAAAAATTGGGATATTCATGGTTCAGGTCAAGAGGGAGAAAAAGAGGATGGTCTCTGATGCCATGGCCAAAAATTCAAGACAGCTGTTGAATGCTCACATATATAATTATTTGATCGAGAATAAAAGATATGAGACCGCTAGACAATTTTTACTGGAAGCAGATGTGCCATTGTCAGAAGAGAGGAGCGATGAGGAAGCCGGATACTCACAAGCACGACAAAATGCTAGACTGGAGGCAGGGGTAGATTTGCTGCCTGCTAGTATGATGATGGACTGTGCTGATACTTTCCTTCATGAGTGGTGGGAATGTTTTAATTGTTTACAGAAATATGTGGATAGTACGCCGCTAGAGGATCTAAAAGAAGACAGCAGGCATCGCGAACCGATTGTGCCGCTGGTGCCGCTTAATCCAAATGCATTTGGCAATATGGGGTCGAGAAACACGACTGCATCGCGGGTCCCGGGGAGTATGAACGCGAACCAATTTCCGCAGCAGGTTCGAGCTGGCATGACGACGAATCCGAGCCCAAACATGCCGTTTAATGGCCAGTATACGAATTTCGAGTCAAACCAGAGTATGCCGGTTAACGCTTATCCGCAGGATAGCATGCCGTTTACGATGCAACAGCAGCCCCCACAAACACAGCAGTATCCAGGTCAGTTCCCGCAACAGCTGCAGAGGTAACCGGGGTACACGGCCAGCGCAATGTTCTATGTGCAAGCAGTTTAAGAATTGATCGCCATACCGAGGCCTATAGACAGCCATAGGACCAAGGAGGAGGCGGAATGCCCCTTCAGGCAATCGTACCAAACACTTTTGGCTCTGCAAAGTGTAAACTTATAGGCCAAAACCGCCCGGATACGCCGGCAAGGATGTCAAGAAGTCGATTGGAAGAACATGACGTCCTGCTTTTAAGATCAAAGACGATGATGCGGCACTTGCGCTGTCTCTGCAGCCCTGGACTTGCTGCGTCATAATCTGTAGGGCCTGGAGATTCGCTATGGttcaagctgaaaagacGTAGATACGCCGCTGAGGTTGTATACATGCGATATATTGGTTTAGGTGACTGAATTATCTGCTGCCAACTTAAGGAAGCAAAGACACTCTAACACGAAGCTGTTGACCGTTAGATCATCAGGTTTCTTGATAGTCGATCTGAGGAACCAAGTCGCATTTCTCATTAGATTAGTTTGTCCGGACGTACGCAGTGCATATATCCAAGTGATATTTAAAGTCAGTAAAGCCACTAATGTAAGAGAAGCAGACAGTCATAGGATATATTATCACATGGAGACGCGTACCATAAACGGTTAGGTATTACCAAAACTACAACTGTTTACTCTACTTCCCTTCCGCATAATCAGGAATGGTTCATAGCAACTCGCTTGAACCGGGTTTCTATGGCAACGCGATACATTGTTCGACGTCATTGCGGATCCCAATGATAGATCCGCAGACTACGGTGCTGGCATTAATTAACATGAAGTATGAAAGCAACTTGCGGTAGAGCAGGAATCTATATACGGTAAAGACTAAGACTGAAGCTCATACTTCAATTTCGAAACCACATACTTATATTCTAACTCTTAAACTCAGTGTAATAGTACGAGCTGGTATATCAGCACATCCCGGCTGCGTCACAGTAGACGCCTTCATTGGTCGCTCTTATTGCCGTCACGTTCGCTAGGCCTTCTGCGGTTGGTACTATCAGTGCTATCGGGATGAGTATGGTGGTAAAAACTTGTAGCAACATCTGCTATTATCAAAACTATTATTATGAGGTCTGTAACCATTTGGCTGCTTTGTTGCTTTATTATTCTTCTATCGTATATTCTGTCATATAcacatatatatatactTTCAAAACAAAAGCTTTTATGCTAAGAATTGGCCTGTCCCTCACTGGGATCAGAACAGATTCACTCTTCACTCCTGTGTATGTGCAGCAATGCAACAGGCGAAGACAGTCATAATCCTAGTCAAGTCTACTTGGCTAGCGCGCGATCCTCTCGAAAACATTGTAGTCGCATGTTACTGGTTTTCAGCCAAATGTTTCGATGTTTCCTATGAGCTCATGAGTACTCTCCAGCCGCCCTGAGCGTAATCGTTGATGTCGAGGTCGTTATATGCGTATGCCATGTACGAAAAGAGCATAGAATTCTCGGTAGACTATATGTCGTTCCAGTCGTATTCTTCGGCGAGGTGGTCTTCAGGATGATGCGTATAGTACGTGAATTTCGATCCGGCTGCCTAGGCGCGTTGATGCTGATAGTCCTGGTAGTCTCACACCCCGgctgcagaagatgtcaGCCATATACCTTGAGAAGGTAAATTGCGCGTTGGCTAATCCAAACCGGCACCACTTGGTACTGAATGAATGGTAAAAGCAGTCCTTGGGACGTCTTCCTTTTTAACCGGTATTTGATGATAAACAGAGCGGAAGATCAAAGGTCGAGACGGCTGAGTTCCCTATCTTTGCCAATAATACTCAATTCTTGGCAAGGGAAATGGGTCTTTGATCGTGGCTTCATTCAGGACTCGATAGTCCACACATACCCAGTACGAGCCGTCTCTTTTTTTTAACCAGGACGATTGTGAGCTGTAGGGACTTTTCGATGGTTCGATGAATCCCTTCTCGAGCAAATGACCTGCAATTTTgacaatctcttcctcctcctttGGGGATCGACGATAAGGCGGTATCCTTGGCAATCGCGCGTGTCAATTTCATGGGAaccttccttcttgtccagGGCGCAAGTCGTTCCTCACTGTCTGCCGATATTTAGATTGGAGATGTGAGGTAGTAGAGTGAAACTACTCTCTTCAACTGGTTCCTGGGGTGGATGGCAGTCTACCACTTAGACTTGGACAATGTATCCAGTCAAAGACTTCGATGGTTTCTTGCGGGCCTTACGGACTTGTCGGTCATCTTCCGTGTTGATGATGCTAATTGGACAGGTCAGTGGCTGTTGCTGGGGTTCACCGTAGCTCGGTGAAGTCGATGGTCTGTCATGGTTCTGTGGGGTCAATGGTTTGACAGGTCTGCGGGGTCGATGGTTCTAGGGTGACAGGGCTCATATTCGTGGTAAGTTGGCCTAGCTCGGGATAAAATTCAAGGACAGGATTGTCGATGATGATGTCGGTGTGAAGCTCGTCTCCCACGTAGATCGGAATGTCATACTGAAAGGCATTATAGGTAAACGTGAGAACAGTAGCTTTCGTATATGGGACACCTCGGGCATTGGTGGTTGCACCACGGATGGTTACCGGAGAAGTGTCGTAAGTCTTCAGCCTTAAGTCGTTAGCCCTCCTGGAGGAAATTAGCGATGTCGCTGCGCCGGTGTCTAATAAAAGTTTGATGCATTTTCCATCACGCATAACGCCGATTTCCTTACGCTTGCCGACTAAGGGTGACATGTCTTTCTTGCGTTTTCTGGTGATTCTTGGTGCCCTAACTCGCATGAGTTGGGCTAATGTACATTGAACTTCTGGGGACTCAGGCAGAACCCGCCATTGGGCATTTGTTTGCCAGATGTTGGCCCGCCCTGCATCTGAAGCAGATTCCCAGTTTCAAGAGGAGTTGTCGTTCTTGTGGAGTTAACTTGGGTTTGTGATTCCGGCTGATCCAGTCCGGAAGGGATCCACGTCTATAAGGTCGTAGGATTCGGCATTAAACTGCAAGTTTGCTGACCTCGTGGTCCCTGGGCTGATGGGATAGCCAGCCATATTGACTGCTATTGCAATGGCTTCGTGTACCGTGGCCGGCTGTAATCCTCGGACCAGTCTCTGGAGGTCTGGTTTGAGTCCATGTAGGTACTCAACCAATCTGGCCACTTCCGGGAAACAATCGTGTGGGATAACAGAGTTTAACTGTTGGAAATGTTCATTATAGGCCTCCACTATTGAACTCTGACGGCAGCTGTATACTGATTCAACAGGTCCTGCATGGCATTTTGGTTATTGTATTTCTGTTGGAATTTGACCAAAAACTCTCTGAATGTTAAGTCAGTCCTCGAAACGTCCACGATTGCCGATGAACCAATGTAACGCCTCTCCTTTGCAAGTGGTCAGCAAAATACAAGGTCCTCTTCTGGAGCTGGGTAGCTCTCTAATAGCTCTCAACTGGGTCCGTTTTATATGTTTCATTTGGACCTCTCGTTGACCCGCTACCAGTGGCTTAATACCAATATGCTGGTCACTTATGTTGGCAATCAATATAGTGTTTTAGCCAGCCATTCACCTTAGCCAGCTGCTTATTTGCATTTCCATCTTATCAAGCTGATCTATCCATTCCCTATTATTAAACATCAGCACAAATTACTATGGTTTCGTGGTCTAGTTGgttatggcatctgcttaACACGCAGAACGTCCCCAGTTCGATCCTGGGCGAAATCATTTTTGTTTTGTTGCCgcttctttgtttttgtttACCTTTTACAAACGCCATCTGGGAAGCGAAAAAAGATCTCTTCTCAAATAAGCTGCTGCCAATTAAACAGGCAGTAGGGAGGGCATTTGAATGCTTTGACGATCTCAGCTGAAATATCGGCGTCTGGAGGTTGAATCCCGACAACTTCAccctttcttcttctcgaacATTTTGCCAGGCGAACCGTTAATCTGTCAGGGATAACGAATCAGTTTGTCAGTGATCCCCCGCTGATCTGAGTATGAAGGAAGAGTTGATAGATCCTCATGTTCAGTTCCCTGGCCTGCAAATTTTTTCATCCTGGAAAAACAGCTCCAAGAATGTTCGTAACCTTCAAAATACTTCGAAAAGACCAGCCTTTAATCAACACTACCTTCCATCAGAAGAGACCTTGGTTTTGGCAGTACACAATGATCCGAATCAATTTGGCTCATGGGTAAAATTTCCTGAGAGAAGAAGTACCGATTTGCATGACTATTCACCTACGGTGGTCGGTTCAGATTGCTTTGAGAAGTATGAGATTCCACAGAAACCAGAAACCGCGAAATTTTGGAGCAAAATAATCAGCGAAATCTTCAGAGAGCTGCCCGACgattcaaatgatcaatTTATTGAAGAGTTTCAATACACAGTTATCTCTTCGGATTCCCTAAACGATCCGAATGGTTTTAGGTTCTCGTTCTCAGCTAAGAAATCA
Above is a genomic segment from Torulaspora globosa chromosome 1, complete sequence containing:
- the MSS11 gene encoding Mss11p (ancestral locus Anc_2.346), with the protein product MVQVKREKKRMVSDAMAKNSRQLLNAHIYNYLIENKRYETARQFLLEADVPLSEERSDEEAGYSQARQNARLEAGVDLLPASMMMDCADTFLHEWWECFNCLQKYVDSTPLEDLKEDSRHREPIVPLVPLNPNAFGNMGSRNTTASRVPGSMNANQFPQQVRAGMTTNPSPNMPFNGQYTNFESNQSMPVNAYPQDSMPFTMQQQPPQTQQYPGQFPQQLQR
- the PAH1 gene encoding phosphatidate phosphatase PAH1 (ancestral locus Anc_2.345) produces the protein MQYFGRAIDTVSKTWSSINPATLSGAIDVIVIDHPDGTLACSPFHVRFGKFQILKPSQKKVEVIVNGKSTNIPMKLGDSGEAYFVFETTSDLDGIPQDLLSSPIVSATSSPSQSPHSNNMYLDSDSATEAGNTRPFQGDHKVLEEPDFLDINDTGTTDEQQISPNISNSSSPTPVSKTKTFQEKLNKRLTQIHIPSKLDNNGDLLLDIEGYKPNKDKVHDADNQLKQLLQDELGGDLDISKFLKEDDKGNVRIVNPYEHTHLAPADSPPFTSDESGSNLDSRPDTSDSLTAASDAESQNESKHEIEGSSGNHYIKTLRLSSDQLKCLDLKYGENDLMFSVDQGRASVTSKLFVWRWDVPIVISDIDGTITKSDALGHVMTMFGKDWTHSGVAKLFTEIARNNYNIMYLTARSTGQADSTRSYLRSILQDGNRLPSGPVILSPDRTMAALRREVILKKPEVFKIACLNDIRSLYFRAPQKTSKDYHSDGAEERKIHEDENVVEDPDERPTPFFAGFGNRITDALSYRTVGIPSSRIFTINPDGEVHMELLELAGYKSSYVFINELVDHFFPPVILDNDDLGSITSMTPGSPANNTLDMDSNCDSNILLRKKQEKKFTDVYFWRDPILDINDLSDISHSDEEKDNGALPMKSQRFSPNNKAKDALLKTDDHERFAKNVKSRSLSKEEQESFLARNNAQEETYARNFSTPKKNPRPSSKEELGRQIYLELGSPLTSPKLSHIDVQDIDSHLKNFSITRPTHPIAGVSKVNVMEDGHQPGDINSPTSGRSLNQADDLDDDIDSMDDEFDEDEFID